A stretch of the Helicoverpa armigera isolate CAAS_96S chromosome 5, ASM3070526v1, whole genome shotgun sequence genome encodes the following:
- the LOC110371482 gene encoding uncharacterized protein LOC110371482 has product MVHKLVLCAYVTVKIAMVYSRPQDMFYSDSNTMVIGNLKKREVIPLNPYFSPYRRRYGQDPQNELNYRRTKDIREEFVDRRFELTESQIREAKLDNKENLEKLHNELRWLAIDDDEGIDQQQNMLLIEPR; this is encoded by the exons ATGGTGCACAAGCTTGTCTTATGCGCATACGTCACGGTAAAAATTGCAATGGTGTACTCCCGGCCTCAGGATATGTTTTACTCTGATTCAAATACCATGGTGATTGGCAATCTAAAAAAGAGGGAGGTGATACCACTGAATCCGTACTTTAGTCCATACAGAAGGAGGTATGGTCAAGATCCACAGAACGAGTTGAACTATAGAAGGACCAAAGACATACGGGAGGAATTTGTCGACCGCAGGTTCGAG TTAACGGAATCGCAGATAAGAGAGGCAAAACTagataataaagaaaacttGGAGAAACTGCACAACGAACTAAGATGGCTGGCCATCGATGACGATGAAGGAATCG ATCAACAGCAAAACATGTTGCTTATCGAACCGCGATAA